The Stratiformator vulcanicus genome has a segment encoding these proteins:
- a CDS encoding YdeI/OmpD-associated family protein has product MPSAIDELEHVEVASRDEWRHWLAEHHEQSESIWLVTYRKAVPEKYLPYDAIVEEALCFGWIDSRPGKVDTERTKLLISPRKPGSPWSRLNKQRVERLESDGLMTPAGWAKIEQAKADGSWTVLDDVEDLVIPPDLAKALKQNRSAKQHFDAFPDSVKKGILWWIKSAKRSATREKRIAETVAKAAENVRANYP; this is encoded by the coding sequence TTGCCGTCGGCCATCGACGAACTGGAACACGTCGAAGTCGCCTCTCGCGACGAGTGGCGGCATTGGTTGGCAGAGCACCACGAACAATCCGAGAGCATTTGGCTCGTGACGTACCGGAAGGCGGTGCCGGAAAAATATCTGCCTTACGACGCGATCGTTGAAGAGGCCCTTTGCTTCGGGTGGATCGACAGCCGACCGGGCAAGGTCGATACCGAACGGACGAAACTCCTCATCTCGCCCCGGAAGCCGGGCAGCCCGTGGTCACGGCTCAACAAGCAACGCGTCGAGCGACTGGAGAGTGACGGCCTGATGACCCCGGCGGGCTGGGCAAAAATCGAGCAGGCAAAAGCCGACGGAAGCTGGACGGTCCTTGACGACGTTGAAGACCTTGTCATTCCTCCCGATCTGGCGAAGGCCCTGAAGCAGAATCGTTCGGCGAAACAGCACTTCGACGCCTTCCCCGATTCCGTCAAGAAGGGCATTCTGTGGTGGATCAAATCGGCCAAACGTTCCGCGACGCGGGAGAAGCGAATCGCCGAAACCGTCGCAAAGGCCGCGGAAAACGTGCGAGCCAATTATCCATAA
- a CDS encoding Uma2 family endonuclease has product MSIDVQALLPREESATEVPPLVNGDHLTLPEFLRRYEAMPELKKAELIDGRVYMGSPVRTDRHGEPHSDLIGWLSFYKASTPGVGTADNSTVLLDIDNSPQPDASLRIKPEYGGQTRMTEKGYIQNAPELVCEVAASSASYDLHEKLHAYRRSGVREYLVWMTQSQSIAWFVLREGNFEQLDLDDSGRIESETFPGLVLDVQALVEGDLKQVLDVLAEGMKSEAHHAFVDRLKSQRSTHS; this is encoded by the coding sequence TTGTCGATCGATGTCCAAGCACTTTTACCGCGCGAGGAATCCGCGACGGAGGTGCCGCCGCTGGTCAACGGCGATCACCTCACTCTGCCGGAGTTTCTGCGCCGTTACGAAGCGATGCCGGAATTGAAGAAGGCGGAACTTATTGATGGGAGGGTCTACATGGGATCGCCGGTAAGAACTGATCGTCATGGTGAGCCGCACTCAGATCTGATCGGCTGGCTGTCATTTTATAAGGCTTCGACACCGGGCGTCGGGACTGCCGACAATAGCACGGTGCTACTCGATATCGACAATAGTCCGCAGCCGGACGCCTCGCTGCGAATCAAGCCGGAGTACGGCGGGCAGACGCGAATGACGGAGAAGGGCTACATTCAAAATGCCCCGGAACTCGTGTGCGAAGTCGCGGCCAGTTCGGCGAGTTACGATCTGCATGAGAAGCTGCACGCTTACCGCCGCAGCGGCGTCAGAGAATATCTGGTGTGGATGACCCAGAGTCAGTCAATTGCTTGGTTCGTGCTTCGCGAGGGGAACTTCGAACAACTCGATCTCGATGATTCGGGTCGAATCGAAAGCGAGACGTTTCCCGGCCTCGTGCTTGACGTTCAGGCATTGGTCGAAGGTGACCTGAAGCAGGTTCTCGATGTGTTGGCCGAGGGCATGAAATCGGAAGCCCATCATGCTTTCGTTGATCGCCTCAAATCGCAAAGATCGACACACTCATAA
- a CDS encoding ligase-associated DNA damage response exonuclease, with the protein MGSVLELTDRGLHCPAGDFYIDPWKPVARAVVTHAHADHARRGHEKYLTATDGEHVLRSRMGQSAVIDTLDYGERLTMNGVDVSLHPAGHILGSAQIRIEHRGEVWCVSGDYKTDPDRTCANFEPVRCHTFITESTFGLPIYQWPSQVSVFEQVDDWWRANRDAGKVSVLFAYALGKSQRLLAGVDPSIAPIYCHGAVEMCNRDYRATGIELPETEYAGRGERGKDWQGALVIAPPSAQGTPWLRKFGNVATGFASGWMLVRGQRRRRAVDRGFVLSDHVDWPSLFHSIEATGAERVFATHGSRRAVVRRLREQGYEAEMLDTWWEGESDDGETGETGDGKSGGGE; encoded by the coding sequence ATGGGAAGTGTACTCGAACTCACCGATCGCGGTCTCCATTGCCCCGCGGGCGATTTTTACATCGACCCTTGGAAACCGGTCGCGCGAGCCGTGGTGACGCACGCCCATGCCGATCACGCGCGGCGGGGGCACGAGAAGTATCTGACGGCGACCGACGGCGAGCACGTGTTGCGGTCGCGAATGGGCCAGTCGGCGGTGATCGACACGCTCGATTACGGTGAGCGGCTGACGATGAACGGCGTCGACGTTTCGCTCCATCCTGCCGGGCATATCCTCGGATCGGCTCAGATTCGGATTGAGCATCGTGGCGAGGTTTGGTGCGTGAGCGGGGATTACAAGACCGACCCTGATCGTACTTGTGCGAACTTCGAGCCGGTTCGCTGTCATACCTTCATCACAGAGAGCACGTTTGGGTTGCCGATTTACCAGTGGCCGTCGCAGGTGTCGGTCTTCGAGCAGGTCGACGACTGGTGGCGGGCGAACCGAGATGCGGGAAAGGTAAGCGTGCTATTCGCCTACGCTCTTGGGAAGTCGCAGCGATTGCTGGCCGGAGTCGACCCGTCGATCGCACCCATTTATTGCCACGGAGCCGTGGAGATGTGCAATCGCGATTACCGCGCGACCGGCATTGAACTCCCTGAGACCGAGTATGCCGGTCGGGGCGAGCGGGGAAAGGATTGGCAGGGGGCCCTCGTGATCGCCCCGCCCAGCGCGCAGGGCACGCCGTGGCTGCGGAAATTCGGGAACGTCGCGACTGGGTTTGCGTCGGGGTGGATGCTCGTCCGCGGCCAGCGTCGACGGCGGGCGGTCGACCGCGGATTCGTCCTCAGCGATCACGTCGACTGGCCGAGCCTGTTCCATTCGATTGAAGCGACCGGAGCCGAACGCGTCTTCGCCACCCATGGCTCCCGCCGCGCCGTTGTCCGCCGCCTGCGGGAGCAAGGCTACGAGGCGGAGATGCTCGACACGTGGTGGGAAGGGGAGTCGGATGACGGGGAGACTGGTGAGACGGGCGATGGGAAGAGCGGGGGCGGCGAGTAG